The following proteins come from a genomic window of Salvia hispanica cultivar TCC Black 2014 chromosome 4, UniMelb_Shisp_WGS_1.0, whole genome shotgun sequence:
- the LOC125218120 gene encoding jasmonate-induced oxygenase 2-like → MACPSDWPEPIVRVQSLSEKCGGKGRIPERYVKPVESRPWLSEEGEEANIPVIDLGEEGEIGGRVAEACREWGFLQVVNHGVRPELMDAAQEVWRQFFHQPMEVKQAYANSPTTYEGYGSRLGIEKGAILDWSDYYFLHYLPCNLRDVNKWPSLPISLREVMDEYSREIVRLGGVLLKMLSISLGLNHDFLQNSFGGEDVGACLRVNYYPKCPQPDLTLGLSSHSDPGGMTFLLPDQNVPGLQVRRGDRWITVKPAPHAFIVNIGDQIQVLSNAIYNSVEHRVIVNSAQERISLAYFYNPKSDLLIQPAKELLAPDRPALYPAMTFDEYRLFIRTKGPRGKSQLGES, encoded by the exons ATGGCTTGCCCAAGCGATTGGCCGGAGCCAATAGTCCGAGTCCAATCCCTATCCGAGAAGTGCGGAGGCAAAGGCCGGATTCCCGAGCGATACGTGAAGCCCGTGGAGTCGAGGCCTTGGTTGAGCGAAGAAGGTGAAGAAGCCAACATTCCGGTGATTGACCTTGGGGAGGAGGGGGAGATTGGGGGCCGTGTGGCGGAGGCTTGCCGGGAGTGGGGTTTCTTGCAGGTGGTGAACCACGGGGTGAGGCCGGAGCTCATGGACGCGGCTCAGGAGGTGTGGCGCCAGTTCTTCCATCAGCCCATGGAGGTCAAGCAAGCCTACGCCAACTCCCCCACCACCTATGAGGGCTACGGAAGCCGGCTTGGCATCGAAAAGGGCGCCATTCTTGACTGGAGCGATTACTACTTCCTTCACTACCTCCCTTGCAACTTGAGGGATGTTAACAAGTGGCCTTCCCTCCCCATTTCTCTAag GGAGGTGATGGATGAGTACTCAAGGGAGATTGTGAGGCTAGGTGGGGTTTTGCTAAAGATGCTGTCGATAAGCCTCGGATTAAATCATGATTTCCTACAAAATTCGTTTGGAGGAGAAGATGTTGGGGCTTGTTTGAGGGTCAATTACTACCCGAAATGCCCGCAGCCGGATCTGACCCTAGGCTTATCCTCGCATTCGGATCCGGGTGGGATGACGTTTCTGCTGCCGGATCAGAATGTTCCTGGGCTCCAAGTTCGAAGGGGCGACCGTTGGATCACGGTCAAACCCGCCCCACACGCCTTCATTGTTAACATCGGTGATCAAATTCAG gTGTTGAGCAATGCTATTTACAATAGCGTTGAGCACAGAGTAATTGTGAATTCAGCGCAAGAGCGCATTTCACTGGCCTATTTCTATAATCCAAAAAGCGACTTACTCATACAACCGGCAAAGGAATTGTTGGCACCGGACAGACCCGCACTGTACCCAGCCATGACCTTCGATGAATATAGGCTCTTCATTAGGACCAAGGGCCCTAGGGGAAAATCTCAATTAGGAGAATcttaa